The Terriglobales bacterium genome includes the window AACATGATGTTCTCGCCGATGGTGTCGAGCTGCTTTTTGTTGCCGGTGCGGAAGCCTTCGCCCATCCCTACCAGCAGCAGCAGCGAAAAGACCCCCCAGGCGATGCCGAACATGGTGAGGAAGGAGCGCAGCTTGTGCGCCCACAGCGTGCGCAGGGTCTGGGAGAAGATGTCGAGCAGCAGGCGCATGGTCTCACCCCAGGGGCAGGAACTCGCGGCCGAGCGTCCTATCCGATCAGGACGAAAAACGAGCCTGCCCAGTTCGGAAAACCTGCCGGTTAGACCGGAGAGAGAGAGAAAGGTTATCGGGAAAGTGGTGGGCCTAGCTCTTGGCTTCGGGAGTGCCGGCAGGGATGAACGCTGCGGATTCCGGGACGAGAGCGGCGCTCCCGTCGATGAGTCGCGCCACCGCAGTGACGGCGACGACGACTTCGTCCTCGGTTTCGCGGGTGGGCACGATCTCGATTCGCGCGGGCCCAGCGGCCGGATCGCTGAAGCGCAGCCCCAAGCACCGCCCCCGGCGCCAAGTTGTGGAGGCGATCTCGCTGGGAGGAAGAGTAACGCTGCTGCAAGCCAGGATGGTGCCGGGGCGGCACATCTTGTCGAGCAGGAGGAAGATCTCGAGCTTGGATTCGAGCT containing:
- a CDS encoding 3-hydroxyacyl-CoA dehydrogenase NAD-binding domain-containing protein, yielding MPEVRTIAVIGAGPVGQSIAQAVARAGYRTLLEDLLPASLRRAEAGIRRLLDRMVEQGRTTRAQADAALGRIQYTRSLEEAARAADLVIEAVPDELESKLEIFLLLDKMCRPGTILACSSVTLPPSEIASTTWRRGRCLGLRFSDPAAGPARIEIVPTRETEDEVVVAVTAVARLIDGSAALVPESAAFIPAGTPEAKS